In Paenibacillus guangzhouensis, a single window of DNA contains:
- a CDS encoding amylo-alpha-1,6-glucosidase produces MYNSDSQLSSTQAVNSKHPFNVYLTAGEYVKAIGTQDGYFPDFGHHVANEMGGVWLHPIKLLDGFWLRVTDLDRGISVWSKSDEYITYPWGNAFHYDHGLGHIPVAIEREQFAPEHEKGLVVRYDLHNYADRPTRLKLELLARTDLRPVWFSDEIGILDGAKDIVEASTNRVMHAKDCDHEWHAMIGTSLPGEQYEIGEALFGPEFTSGQGCGVKFETTVTLEADARLSFHLFVAGSYASKQECEATYETLVREHARLLVEKKATYEAIRERAELKIEGESLFSDIFSWVKWNNQWLVQQVDGIGRGLTAGSPHYPWWFGCDNSYSLQGVLAIGDHELAKDTMRILLDNSKKQNGNGRVVHEITTMGAVSNPGNTQETAHYISMVWDMYRWTGDRAFLEEHYTYCVQGMDWLLHEMDPDGDLFPSGYGIIEIAGLNMELIDSAVYTAKAMQSLVQMSLELGEAERASQYEALADRAIQAINTTFWNEEQQLYADAVASKQDVLPKVEFLISMAEQNGIQGYREYLEHQLTHVQDETVDQGWLINKNWVISTPMESGIADRAKGESAIRHMRNADFIGPYGSYLSGTFQQGTMTISTGVHAVAEAMYGDIDAALDLLQRMNGSFSRVLPGSMNEMSPDYGCAVQAWTVYALMVPTIGHMIGVQPEAHRRSVTIAPKIPTAWQGKDIQLNRVRIGDAWIDIQLRVEQGQLKLQVTNESQWNIRVGWQGKTYMSSESVVEVSMA; encoded by the coding sequence ATGTATAACAGCGATAGTCAATTGTCATCGACGCAGGCCGTCAATAGCAAGCATCCCTTTAATGTGTACTTAACGGCAGGAGAATATGTCAAAGCGATTGGAACACAGGATGGCTATTTCCCGGATTTCGGGCACCATGTTGCGAATGAAATGGGTGGCGTATGGCTGCATCCGATTAAGTTATTAGATGGATTTTGGCTTCGGGTAACCGATTTGGACCGCGGCATTTCCGTCTGGTCGAAATCGGATGAATACATCACATACCCATGGGGGAACGCATTCCACTACGATCATGGCCTGGGACATATCCCGGTTGCCATCGAACGCGAGCAATTTGCACCGGAACACGAGAAGGGCTTGGTTGTTCGTTATGACCTGCATAATTACGCAGATCGTCCCACACGATTGAAGTTAGAGCTCTTAGCTCGCACGGACTTGCGTCCGGTCTGGTTCTCTGATGAAATCGGCATTCTGGACGGCGCGAAGGACATCGTGGAAGCGAGTACGAATCGTGTGATGCATGCGAAGGATTGCGATCATGAATGGCATGCGATGATCGGTACGAGCTTGCCGGGTGAGCAATATGAGATCGGTGAAGCGCTATTCGGGCCGGAATTCACGAGTGGCCAAGGCTGCGGCGTGAAATTCGAGACGACGGTTACACTTGAAGCGGACGCACGTTTATCCTTTCATCTCTTCGTGGCTGGATCGTATGCTTCGAAGCAGGAATGCGAAGCGACGTATGAGACGCTCGTGCGTGAACATGCGCGTCTGCTTGTGGAGAAGAAAGCGACTTATGAAGCGATCCGCGAGCGAGCGGAGCTGAAGATCGAAGGCGAGTCATTATTCAGCGATATTTTCTCATGGGTGAAATGGAATAATCAGTGGCTGGTTCAACAAGTTGATGGCATCGGACGCGGATTAACGGCAGGCAGCCCGCATTATCCATGGTGGTTCGGCTGCGATAATTCGTATTCCCTGCAAGGCGTGCTCGCCATTGGTGATCATGAGCTAGCGAAGGATACGATGCGAATTCTGCTCGACAACTCGAAGAAACAGAATGGCAATGGCCGGGTCGTGCACGAGATAACGACGATGGGTGCGGTCTCGAACCCGGGGAACACGCAAGAAACCGCGCACTATATCAGCATGGTATGGGATATGTATCGTTGGACTGGCGACCGTGCATTCCTCGAAGAACATTATACGTATTGCGTGCAAGGAATGGACTGGCTCTTGCATGAGATGGATCCGGACGGTGATCTCTTCCCGTCAGGCTATGGCATCATTGAGATCGCAGGTCTCAATATGGAGTTGATCGATTCTGCCGTGTATACGGCCAAAGCGATGCAATCTCTCGTCCAGATGAGCCTTGAGCTAGGGGAAGCAGAGCGTGCTTCGCAATATGAAGCGTTGGCTGATCGCGCAATCCAGGCAATCAATACAACGTTCTGGAACGAAGAACAGCAGCTGTATGCCGATGCGGTAGCATCGAAGCAGGATGTCCTTCCGAAGGTCGAATTCTTGATCAGCATGGCGGAGCAGAACGGTATTCAAGGCTATCGTGAATATCTGGAGCATCAGCTTACCCACGTCCAGGATGAGACCGTCGATCAAGGCTGGTTAATCAATAAGAACTGGGTGATCTCCACGCCGATGGAATCCGGCATTGCGGATCGCGCCAAAGGTGAGAGTGCCATTCGCCATATGCGCAACGCAGACTTTATCGGACCTTACGGCTCATATCTGTCGGGTACATTCCAGCAGGGTACGATGACCATTAGCACAGGTGTCCATGCTGTTGCCGAAGCGATGTATGGTGACATTGATGCAGCGCTTGATTTGTTACAACGGATGAATGGTTCCTTTTCTCGCGTATTGCCGGGCTCGATGAATGAGATGTCGCCGGATTATGGCTGCGCCGTACAGGCTTGGACGGTCTATGCCTTGATGGTGCCGACGATCGGACATATGATCGGGGTACAACCGGAAGCACACCGCCGCAGCGTAACGATCGCACCGAAGATTCCGACTGCTTGGCAGGGCAAAGATATTCAATTGAATCGCGTTCGTATCGGAGATGCGTGGATTGATATCCAGCTTCGTGTGGAACAAGGGCAGTTGAAGCTGCAGGTGACGAATGAATCGCAATGGAACATTCGAGTAGGATGGCAAGGGAAGACCTATATGTCGAGCGAGTCCGTCGTCGAAGTGTCCATGGCGTAA
- a CDS encoding LacI family DNA-binding transcriptional regulator: MTTIKDVAKAAKVSVTVVSKALNGYADVNEDTRRKVLKVAEELKYTPNMLAKNLKQKVTKSIALIFSNFERANGKDGVLFQIMSGIYAAAVDYKYEVVIYTRSLSEQQNKSYWKFCKDHKIAGAVVTGLKTTDPYFQEIVNSDFPCVVLDTDLASEHTGSVSTDNVSAAKMGVEYLISKGHRRIGMINGHEFAVVSRQRLEGYQAALAAQGITYDPAIVVNSDYSEESAYELADSYLEQHRDVTAIFFASDLMAIGFMNRCREIGVRIPEDISILGFDDIVLSSYTTPKLSTVRQNFHKLAYQACEQVIHILEKEEKGRHIMMPFKIVDRETIKEL; encoded by the coding sequence ATGACAACAATTAAAGATGTAGCGAAAGCGGCTAAAGTATCCGTTACCGTGGTATCGAAAGCGTTGAACGGGTACGCGGATGTCAATGAGGACACCCGACGCAAAGTGTTGAAAGTCGCAGAAGAGCTCAAATATACGCCGAATATGCTTGCGAAGAACTTGAAGCAGAAGGTGACGAAGTCCATTGCGTTGATCTTCTCGAACTTCGAGCGGGCGAACGGCAAGGACGGCGTCCTATTCCAGATCATGAGCGGTATTTATGCGGCCGCAGTCGATTATAAATATGAGGTCGTTATCTATACGCGCAGCTTGTCCGAGCAGCAGAATAAGTCGTACTGGAAATTCTGCAAAGATCATAAAATCGCCGGCGCCGTCGTCACGGGACTTAAGACGACTGACCCTTACTTTCAAGAAATCGTGAATAGCGACTTCCCTTGTGTTGTACTGGATACAGATCTCGCGAGCGAGCATACCGGCTCGGTGTCGACGGACAACGTGAGTGCGGCTAAGATGGGTGTGGAGTACCTAATCTCGAAGGGGCACCGGAGAATCGGTATGATTAACGGGCATGAATTCGCGGTAGTCAGCCGTCAGCGTCTTGAGGGGTATCAGGCCGCACTAGCGGCGCAAGGGATTACATATGATCCAGCGATCGTCGTGAATTCCGATTATTCGGAAGAATCCGCTTATGAACTTGCTGATTCATATTTGGAGCAGCATCGTGATGTTACGGCAATTTTTTTCGCGAGTGATCTGATGGCAATCGGGTTCATGAATCGCTGCCGCGAGATCGGTGTGCGAATTCCTGAGGATATCTCCATTCTTGGCTTTGATGATATTGTGTTATCGAGTTATACGACACCGAAGCTGTCGACTGTGCGGCAGAACTTCCATAAGCTTGCCTATCAAGCCTGCGAACAAGTCATTCATATTTTGGAGAAAGAAGAGAAAGGCCGGCACATTATGATGCCGTTCAAAATAGTTGACAGAGAGACAATCAAAGAACTATAA
- a CDS encoding LLM class flavin-dependent oxidoreductase, with protein sequence MKVALFSLMMNIPNAVTGESWTAQQKFRNVIRQAVLAEKLGFDAYGVGERHGAPFLSSSPPVVLTAIAAQTSRIRLLTTVTVLSVLDPVRVAEDYATLDHLSGGRLEMIIGKGNDPRHYPLFGITEEEQWESLAERYGLLRRLWSEEDVTWSGRYRPPIEGVTTYPRPYQKPIPVWHGSASSTLSTELAAKYGEPIFSSNSFHPQAKYKALIDHYRERLAYYGHDPARAVVGAGSGSLYLGTTGEEAIRRYRPYYNAFSVTESSKHNQSPFVSLEDVIANGPALIGSPDQVIEKILDYQEAFGHQVLSISVDGLTESEQEEQLQRFAEEVLPVLQREIKSTVWQDPAVKEDREAAVPTEAS encoded by the coding sequence ATGAAGGTTGCATTATTTAGTCTAATGATGAATATCCCGAATGCCGTGACTGGGGAATCCTGGACGGCGCAGCAGAAATTCAGGAATGTCATCCGCCAAGCCGTGCTGGCTGAGAAGCTGGGGTTCGATGCGTATGGCGTCGGCGAACGGCATGGGGCGCCGTTCCTCTCCTCCTCGCCGCCGGTCGTGCTCACCGCGATTGCGGCGCAGACTTCCCGGATTCGCTTGCTTACGACCGTGACGGTGTTAAGCGTGCTGGACCCGGTGCGCGTCGCGGAAGATTATGCGACGCTGGATCACCTATCGGGCGGCCGCTTGGAGATGATTATCGGCAAAGGAAATGACCCACGCCACTATCCGCTCTTCGGCATTACCGAGGAGGAGCAGTGGGAGTCCTTGGCTGAACGGTATGGGCTGCTCCGCCGGTTATGGTCGGAAGAGGATGTCACTTGGTCGGGCCGATACCGTCCGCCGATCGAAGGGGTGACGACGTATCCACGGCCATACCAGAAGCCGATTCCCGTATGGCACGGCAGCGCGTCCAGTACACTCTCGACGGAGCTCGCGGCGAAGTACGGCGAACCGATCTTCTCGTCGAACTCCTTCCATCCGCAGGCGAAGTACAAGGCGCTAATCGATCATTATCGGGAGCGGCTCGCCTATTACGGGCATGACCCAGCCCGAGCCGTCGTCGGCGCTGGATCGGGCAGTCTATATCTCGGAACGACAGGCGAGGAGGCGATCCGGCGTTATCGGCCATATTACAATGCGTTCAGCGTAACGGAATCGTCGAAGCACAATCAATCGCCGTTCGTCAGTCTTGAAGATGTGATTGCGAACGGGCCGGCACTGATCGGCAGTCCAGATCAAGTCATCGAGAAAATTCTGGATTACCAAGAAGCTTTTGGACATCAAGTACTGAGCATTAGCGTTGATGGATTGACCGAATCCGAACAGGAAGAGCAGCTGCAGCGTTTCGCTGAAGAGGTGCTTCCCGTGCTGCAGCGTGAAATCAAGAGCACCGTATGGCAAGACCCCGCTGTGAAAGAGGATCGTGAAGCCGCGGTCCCGACGGAAGCTTCGTAG
- the ssuE gene encoding NADPH-dependent FMN reductase translates to MSSVVLIAGNPTQGSRLFGLTQYATDHLALSGYDVEVVSAAELPAEDLLRANFNSPAIQQALATIARADAVILASPVYKASYSGALKTILDLIPQKGFQGKVVLPLFIGGSIAHLLAIDYALKPVVAALGGTNILSGVYAVDQWVSRTEHGGFELTQELKDRIDASVSELIVELERNAAFRDQDKPEPLVN, encoded by the coding sequence ATGAGCAGCGTGGTATTAATAGCAGGTAATCCAACACAAGGATCGAGATTATTCGGACTGACGCAGTATGCGACGGACCATCTGGCGCTGTCCGGTTATGATGTCGAAGTCGTGTCGGCAGCAGAGCTTCCGGCGGAGGATCTGCTTCGCGCGAACTTCAACAGCCCGGCGATTCAGCAGGCGCTGGCGACGATCGCGCGGGCGGACGCCGTCATTCTGGCAAGTCCGGTCTACAAAGCATCATATTCAGGTGCGCTGAAGACCATCCTGGACCTTATCCCGCAGAAGGGATTCCAAGGCAAGGTGGTGCTGCCGCTCTTCATCGGCGGGTCGATCGCTCATTTGCTCGCGATTGATTATGCGTTGAAACCGGTCGTCGCGGCGCTAGGCGGCACGAATATTCTAAGCGGTGTATACGCCGTCGATCAGTGGGTCAGCCGGACCGAGCATGGCGGATTCGAGCTGACCCAAGAACTGAAGGATCGTATTGACGCATCCGTCAGCGAGCTAATTGTGGAGTTGGAACGGAATGCTGCGTTCCGCGACCAAGATAAGCCAGAGCCGCTCGTGAATTAA
- a CDS encoding M20 metallopeptidase family protein, which produces MMAYAGTLHEELVAIRRDLHQHPELLYDVSRTAGIVADLLERWGIDVQRQVGPHFGSGVVGTLRGEAGDGPIVLLRADMDALPILEANDVPYRSRRDGLMHACGHDAHTAMLLGAAKTLAQFRGSLRGTVRFVFQPAEEGAAKSPLDGRLLSGGRDMIEAGILEGVTLCYALHVMPELPIGTLGIHDREAMAASSHFRVRFQGTSGHHSAPHLAVDALQMAARFVTEANGLMAHKVDPREAAVLAFGTLQAGTAINVIAAHSELAGTFRAFTKPTVAAITEGLRRIGTTIAEAAGGSFELELREGIAVVNDAEAVSRVKEAAAAVLGEQQVHSLSPPSLAGEDFGWYLDRVPGAFAFIGCGNPEQGMTHAIHQPHFDLDERMLVLGTRILVRLAVRT; this is translated from the coding sequence ATGATGGCTTATGCCGGCACGCTGCACGAGGAACTGGTGGCGATCCGCCGCGATCTTCACCAGCATCCGGAGCTGCTCTATGATGTGAGCCGGACGGCTGGCATCGTGGCAGACCTGCTCGAGCGCTGGGGCATCGACGTGCAGCGACAGGTCGGTCCACACTTCGGGAGCGGCGTGGTCGGGACGCTTCGCGGTGAAGCGGGCGACGGGCCGATCGTGCTGCTCCGCGCGGACATGGATGCGCTGCCGATCCTGGAAGCGAACGATGTGCCTTATCGTTCGCGGCGGGACGGTCTGATGCATGCCTGCGGCCATGATGCGCATACCGCGATGCTGCTCGGGGCCGCTAAGACGCTCGCACAGTTCCGTGGCAGCCTTCGAGGCACCGTCCGCTTCGTCTTCCAACCCGCCGAAGAAGGCGCGGCGAAGAGTCCGCTGGACGGGCGGCTGCTGTCCGGCGGACGCGACATGATCGAGGCCGGCATCCTGGAGGGCGTGACACTGTGTTATGCACTTCATGTCATGCCCGAGCTGCCGATTGGCACGCTGGGCATCCATGATCGGGAGGCGATGGCGGCGTCCAGCCATTTCCGGGTTCGTTTCCAGGGCACATCGGGGCATCACAGCGCGCCGCACTTGGCCGTGGATGCCCTGCAGATGGCCGCCCGGTTCGTGACGGAAGCGAATGGCTTGATGGCGCACAAGGTGGATCCGAGGGAAGCTGCCGTGCTGGCTTTTGGCACCTTGCAGGCGGGAACAGCCATCAATGTCATCGCGGCGCACAGCGAACTGGCCGGCACCTTCCGCGCATTCACCAAGCCGACGGTTGCGGCCATAACGGAAGGATTGCGGCGAATCGGAACGACGATTGCAGAAGCTGCCGGCGGGAGCTTCGAGCTTGAGCTGCGCGAAGGCATCGCCGTGGTGAACGATGCCGAAGCCGTGTCGCGCGTGAAGGAAGCCGCGGCAGCGGTGCTCGGGGAGCAGCAGGTTCACAGCCTGTCGCCGCCGAGTCTTGCTGGCGAAGACTTCGGCTGGTACCTGGACCGAGTGCCCGGCGCATTCGCCTTCATCGGCTGCGGCAATCCGGAGCAAGGCATGACCCATGCGATCCATCAGCCGCACTTTGACCTCGATGAGCGCATGCTGGTGCTGGGGACGCGTATTCTCGTACGGCTCGCCGTACGCACTTAA
- a CDS encoding LLM class flavin-dependent oxidoreductase has translation MTKKKQLKLGALLHGVGGGTSLWRHPDVDPGASVNFELYKSWVHKAEQGKLDLIFIADGLYINEKSIPHFLNRFEPLTLLSALASISSNIGLVGTLSTSYSEPFTVARQFGSLDVLSGGRAGWNVVTSPLEGSALNYSKKEHPEHDKRYKIATEYLEVTRGLWDSWEDDAFIRDKEKGIFFDPDKVHTLNHEGEFFSVKGPLNIARSKQGGPVIFQAGASEVGKNYAAKEADAIFTGAENLEEAIQFAQDVKARAASFGRNPDDVLIFPGIGPIIGSTEEEAERKYQEVASLVTIENALNYLGRFFEHHDFSQYPLDEPFPELGDLGKNSFQSGTDMIKKDAKEKGLTLRQVALQSATPRTSFIGTAEQVADRVQEWFEAGAADGFMLAAAVPRGLEDFVELVVPILQERGIFRTEYESDTLRGNLGLPIPENQYTRARAAAEAEGVRS, from the coding sequence ATGACTAAGAAAAAACAGTTAAAGCTCGGAGCTCTTTTGCATGGCGTTGGCGGAGGGACGTCCCTATGGAGGCACCCGGACGTGGATCCAGGCGCAAGCGTGAATTTCGAGCTCTACAAGAGCTGGGTACACAAAGCGGAGCAAGGCAAGCTGGATCTGATCTTCATCGCGGACGGACTGTACATTAACGAGAAGTCCATTCCCCACTTTCTGAACCGCTTCGAACCGCTGACGTTATTAAGCGCGCTTGCTTCCATCAGCTCGAATATCGGTCTCGTCGGCACCTTGTCCACATCGTACAGCGAACCGTTCACGGTGGCGCGCCAATTCGGCTCGCTCGATGTGCTTAGCGGCGGCCGCGCCGGATGGAATGTGGTGACGTCCCCGCTGGAGGGCTCGGCGCTCAATTACAGTAAGAAGGAGCATCCGGAACACGATAAGCGTTACAAGATTGCGACGGAATATTTGGAAGTCACGCGCGGGCTCTGGGATTCTTGGGAAGATGACGCCTTCATTCGCGATAAGGAGAAAGGAATCTTCTTCGATCCGGACAAAGTGCATACGCTCAACCATGAAGGCGAATTTTTCTCGGTCAAAGGACCGCTCAACATCGCGCGGTCGAAGCAAGGCGGACCGGTGATCTTCCAAGCCGGCGCATCGGAAGTCGGCAAGAACTATGCCGCAAAGGAAGCGGACGCGATCTTCACCGGAGCCGAGAATCTCGAGGAGGCGATCCAGTTCGCGCAGGACGTGAAGGCGCGTGCCGCGAGCTTCGGCCGCAACCCGGATGATGTGCTGATCTTCCCGGGGATCGGTCCTATTATCGGCAGCACAGAAGAGGAAGCGGAGCGCAAATATCAAGAGGTGGCGAGCCTCGTAACGATCGAGAATGCGCTCAATTACCTGGGCCGGTTCTTCGAGCATCATGACTTCTCGCAGTATCCGCTGGATGAGCCGTTCCCTGAGCTCGGCGATCTAGGCAAGAACAGCTTCCAGAGCGGTACGGACATGATCAAGAAGGATGCGAAGGAGAAAGGGCTCACCCTACGGCAAGTGGCGCTTCAATCGGCGACGCCGCGCACCAGCTTCATCGGCACCGCCGAACAGGTAGCGGATCGCGTGCAAGAGTGGTTCGAGGCAGGCGCAGCCGATGGATTCATGTTAGCAGCTGCCGTGCCGCGCGGACTGGAGGATTTCGTCGAACTGGTCGTTCCGATTCTGCAAGAACGGGGCATCTTCCGGACGGAGTACGAGAGCGATACACTGCGGGGCAATCTTGGGCTGCCGATTCCGGAGAACCAATATACGAGGGCAAGAGCCGCCGCGGAAGCGGAAGGCGTTCGCTCTTAA
- a CDS encoding DinB family protein, producing the protein MSDIDLEAFLNTHGQLVNAVQGLSEEQQKWKPSPEAWSVQEVVSHLVDHSFVISFRIRDILAGTTAQLPAFNQDAWVSGQHANRGQLSDILDAFHAILEYNSLLIERLSEEELAKTGVNFKGETVSIKTIVQGFTRHVQGHLGQIKRTKQAAVAV; encoded by the coding sequence ATGAGTGATATCGATTTGGAAGCATTTTTGAATACCCATGGGCAGTTGGTGAATGCCGTGCAAGGACTAAGCGAGGAGCAGCAGAAGTGGAAACCTTCTCCGGAGGCGTGGAGCGTACAGGAGGTCGTCTCCCATTTGGTGGATCACAGCTTCGTCATCTCGTTCCGGATCCGAGACATTCTCGCCGGCACAACGGCGCAGCTTCCCGCTTTCAACCAAGATGCTTGGGTGAGCGGCCAGCATGCGAATCGCGGCCAATTATCGGATATTTTGGATGCGTTCCACGCGATTCTGGAGTACAACAGTCTGCTCATTGAGCGGCTCAGCGAAGAGGAGCTTGCAAAGACAGGCGTGAACTTCAAGGGCGAGACGGTGAGCATTAAGACGATCGTTCAAGGTTTCACGCGGCATGTCCAAGGCCATCTTGGGCAGATTAAACGGACGAAGCAGGCGGCAGTCGCGGTATAA
- the solA gene encoding N-methyl-L-tryptophan oxidase, with translation MGMSAGYYLAKRGVRTLLLDADDPPHREGSHHGETRLIRHAYGGHAVYTDMAIRAHQLWNDLELLAEKQLLVPSGVLNITDPALYSLKDRIPKAAKRGVRTEWLKALEIQHRWPGIRLPEHFEAMYEPAAGYLRSEACVDAYRTLALAHGAELRTHTPVHGITPLQDGVVVHTREGDFAGAKVILTAGAWFRTLAPFVTLPIRAVRKVVGWFETTGIDYQAGRFPGFTLHTGEGTYYGFPDIGGGGLKIGRHDTGLEWQPGDPIQPFGSLAEDEEDLRSVLHRYMPGAAGRLIQGAVCKYELTPDEDFMIDRHPLYSHILVAGGFSGHGFKFASVVGEILSQLAVEEQVQLDLRPFALSRFTQQTASVSSKS, from the coding sequence ATGGGCATGAGCGCCGGTTATTATCTGGCGAAGCGGGGCGTACGCACACTGCTCCTGGACGCCGATGATCCGCCGCACCGCGAAGGCAGCCATCACGGCGAGACGCGGCTGATCCGCCACGCCTACGGCGGTCATGCCGTCTATACCGACATGGCGATACGCGCCCATCAGCTCTGGAACGACCTGGAGCTGCTCGCGGAGAAGCAACTGCTCGTTCCGTCCGGCGTCCTGAATATAACGGATCCTGCACTCTATTCCTTGAAGGATCGAATTCCGAAGGCGGCGAAGCGCGGGGTTCGGACGGAATGGCTGAAGGCGCTAGAGATCCAGCATCGTTGGCCGGGGATTCGGCTGCCTGAGCATTTCGAAGCGATGTATGAGCCGGCGGCTGGATACCTGCGGAGCGAAGCCTGCGTCGATGCTTATCGCACGCTGGCGCTGGCCCATGGGGCGGAGCTTCGCACGCATACCCCGGTTCATGGGATTACTCCGCTGCAGGACGGCGTCGTGGTTCATACCCGGGAGGGCGATTTCGCCGGAGCAAAGGTCATTCTTACGGCAGGCGCATGGTTCCGCACGCTGGCACCTTTCGTCACGCTTCCGATCCGAGCTGTCCGCAAAGTCGTGGGATGGTTCGAGACAACCGGTATCGATTATCAAGCCGGTCGGTTCCCCGGATTTACGCTGCATACGGGAGAGGGTACCTATTATGGCTTCCCGGATATCGGTGGTGGGGGACTCAAGATCGGCCGTCACGATACCGGGCTTGAGTGGCAGCCTGGCGATCCGATTCAGCCATTCGGCAGCCTGGCGGAGGATGAGGAGGATCTTCGGTCCGTGCTTCATCGCTATATGCCCGGCGCTGCGGGGCGGCTGATCCAAGGTGCAGTATGCAAATACGAGTTAACGCCGGATGAAGATTTCATGATCGATCGGCATCCGCTTTATTCACATATTTTGGTGGCTGGAGGGTTCTCGGGCCACGGGTTCAAATTCGCAAGCGTCGTCGGTGAGATACTCTCCCAGCTCGCAGTGGAAGAGCAGGTGCAGCTGGACCTTCGGCCGTTCGCGCTCTCAAGGTTCACGCAGCAGACGGCATCTGTATCAAGCAAGTCATGA
- a CDS encoding amidohydrolase yields the protein MSSEQLASIQETDDAKFIQIRRHLHQYPELSNEEFETTQAIRSWLAEAGIRIVDYPLATGIIAEVGGRREGPIIALRADIDALPVQEETGLPYASKIPGKMHACGHDFHTAALIGTAYALKAIEEELEGTVRFIFQPAEERAKGARQVIDSGALTGVRAIFAMHNKPDLPVGTVGIKGGPLMAAADGFTVEIEGKGSHAAVPDAGLDPIVAAAHVITALQSIVSRNVNALQSAVISVTKLHSGTAWNVIPDKAVLDGTIRTFDEQVRKQVLERFTQVVEGVAAALGTSAKVDWIGGPPPVHNDEALAQLAQDAAAAAGLQTVVPVPSPAGEDFAVYQQEVPGLFVFMGTAGTQEWHHPAFTLDEAAIPVSIRFFTELAVHALKQLGHGGGEQL from the coding sequence GTGTCTTCAGAGCAACTCGCATCGATTCAAGAGACAGATGACGCCAAATTCATTCAGATCCGCCGGCATCTGCATCAATATCCGGAGCTGTCGAACGAAGAATTCGAGACGACCCAAGCGATCCGCAGTTGGCTGGCGGAAGCCGGCATCCGCATTGTCGATTACCCCTTGGCGACGGGCATTATTGCCGAAGTCGGAGGCCGGCGCGAAGGACCGATCATTGCGCTGCGCGCGGATATCGACGCGCTGCCGGTCCAAGAAGAGACCGGACTCCCCTATGCGTCCAAGATCCCTGGCAAAATGCATGCCTGCGGGCATGATTTCCACACCGCGGCGCTAATCGGAACGGCGTATGCCCTCAAAGCCATCGAAGAGGAGCTGGAGGGTACCGTGCGCTTCATCTTCCAGCCCGCGGAGGAGCGGGCCAAAGGCGCAAGGCAAGTGATCGATAGCGGCGCCTTGACAGGTGTCCGAGCGATCTTCGCGATGCACAACAAGCCGGATCTTCCTGTCGGCACGGTCGGCATTAAGGGCGGCCCGCTGATGGCGGCGGCTGACGGCTTCACCGTCGAGATCGAGGGCAAAGGTTCGCATGCCGCCGTTCCGGACGCCGGACTCGATCCGATCGTCGCCGCCGCGCATGTCATCACGGCGCTGCAATCGATCGTCAGCCGGAACGTGAACGCTTTGCAGAGCGCAGTCATCAGCGTGACGAAGCTGCACAGCGGCACGGCTTGGAACGTCATTCCCGACAAGGCGGTGCTCGACGGCACGATTCGCACCTTCGACGAGCAGGTGCGCAAGCAGGTGCTGGAGCGGTTCACCCAAGTGGTTGAAGGCGTTGCGGCCGCGCTTGGCACGAGCGCCAAGGTCGATTGGATCGGCGGGCCGCCGCCGGTTCATAATGACGAGGCGTTGGCGCAGCTTGCGCAAGACGCGGCTGCGGCTGCCGGTCTGCAGACGGTCGTGCCGGTGCCTTCACCGGCGGGCGAAGATTTCGCCGTCTATCAGCAGGAGGTACCGGGACTGTTCGTCTTCATGGGCACGGCCGGCACGCAGGAGTGGCATCACCCGGCCTTTACGCTGGATGAAGCCGCGATTCCGGTCAGTATCCGCTTCTTCACGGAGCTCGCGGTACACGCTTTGAAGCAGCTCGGGCATGGTGGAGGTGAACAGTTATAG